AAGCACGAACACCGGGTAGGTGTAGAGCACGATGGTCGTCATCCCGGCGGTGAGGTACCGGAGGCCGAGGAAGAACAGCGCGCTCTGTCCGGTGTAGCCGACGAGACCGAGCAGCACCGCTATCGCGAGCGTCCGTCCCCGCAGGCGGAGCGAGGCGAGATCACCCGCACGGGAACGCGCGACGAGCAGGAGCGGCCAGACGAGCGCCGTGGCGATCGAGAAGCGTAGCGCGAGGACGGACGCGACGTTCAGTCCCGCGGCGAAGGCGTACTCGCCGAGGACGGCGAGCGTGCCGAACCCGACGGCCGAGCAGGTCACCAGCGCCGCGCCGACCGTCTCGTCGTCCAGCACTCCGTCGCACGGGGACATCGATAGCGGGTAGCAGTCGCTCCGGCTATATCGCTCCGGCGGTTCGCGGGCGGAGAGGGTGACAGGGGAGGGGGTGACGAGGGGAGAGGTGACGAACGGAGGATGGCGAACAGGCGACGCGCTGGTCGGGGGATCGCCGACGGGTGCGCCGCGCTCCCGCGAGGCCGTCGGCGGCGAGCCTTCAGGTCACGGGGACGCTGGTCCCGTCCTGGTAGATAAAATCGAGGGGCGACGGGGCAGAGCTCACCCGGGGCCGATCACGTACTGCTCGACCTCGTCCCGGGTGGGCATGTCGCCGTGCGCGTCGCGCACGTGCTCCTGCGCGCCCTCGACGACCACCGCCTCCTCGTTGTCCCTGTTCGAGTACTCGCAGTCGTCCACCGGACACTGGAATTCCCAGACCATGCGTCGATCCCGCCTCGGGGTACGATCGTCGGGGCGTTAATCGCTCGGCCGGCGACGGCATGCCCTCGAAGCCAGTCGCGGTGGAACCGCACGAGGGAGCGGGCGAGTCGGCGTCGGTTCCTATGCCAGGAACACGTGTCGCGGTCGATCCGCCAGCACGTCCCGGCCCCACTGCACGGTGTCGCGGAACGCCTCCGAGCGGAAGAACGCCATCGCGTCCTCGCGCCCGCGCCACTGGCTCGCGATGAACATGTCGTTCTCGTCCTCGACGTTCACCATCAGGTCGGTCTCGACGTGGCCCTCCATCCCGTCGAGGAGGTCGCCGACGGCGGCGAACCGCTCGACGAAGTCCTCGCGGTACTCGGGCTTGGTGGTGTAGAACATGCCCATCGTGCCGAACCCGGACTCCTCGCCCGCCCGCGCGACGACCCCGGGGAGGTCTGCGAGGTAGCCGCCCGCGGTGTCCGCGGCGCTCGCCGTCTCCCAGATGCTCACCACGGCGCGACGGTCGCGCCCGCGAGCCTCGTAGACGGACGTGCCGACGTGCGTGTCGTAGCGGTCGAAGCCGTCGCGCAGCGACTCGACCTCGGGGACGAGGTCGTCGCGGTCGGCCTCCGAGTAGAGCACCAGCGCGTGGACGTCCTCGCCGTGGGGCGTACCGGCGTAGACGCCGAGGTCCGCGAGTTCGTCGCGGATGTCGTCCGCGTCCGCCGCCCCGTCGGTCCCGGACGCCCCGGCCCCGGACGTCTCGGCCCCGGTCGCGCCGGCCGCGTCACCGCCGGCCGCGTCACCGCCGGAGCCGCCCCCGACCGCGCCTGTCGTCCGCTCGACGACCCCGGGGAGGTCCGCGAGGAAGCCGGCGGCGGTGTCGGCGGCGCGCTCGGTCTCCCACGCGCTCACGACCGCAGCGCCCTCGTCGGTCCCGTGGACGGTCGTGCCGCGGTGGCTGTCGTAGTGGTCGAAGTTCCCCCGGAGGCCGGAGACCGCCTCCTCGACCTCGTCCGCGTCGGCCTCGGAGCGGACGAGCACGACGTGCGAACCCGCCTCGACCTCCGCGCCGATGGCGTCGAGTTCCGCGCGGAGGGCGTCGTCCGTCGCCCCGTCCTCGCTCGCGCCCTCGCCGGTCGGGATCGGCTCGCCCGCGAGGAGCGCCCCGAGGTCGGCGGGCGGGAAGCGCCGCCCGAAGTAGAACGGGCCGAACTCGGCGTAGCGCGAGGAGGAGGGGTCGAATCGCATCTCGTAGAGCAGGTGCTTGATCTCCGTCGGGTCGTCGGCGAAGAGGGTGACGCCCCACTCGTAGTCGTCGAGGCCGACGCTCCCGGTGATGATCTGCGTGACCTTCCCGGCGTACCCCCGGCCGATGTCGCCGTGGGCGGACATCAGCTCGGCGCGCTCGTCGAACGGGAGGTCGTACCAGTTGTGGGGCTCCTCGCGGCGCTTGTCCATCGGGTAGAAACAGACGTGCTCGGCGTCGGGGATGGACGGCTCGATGCGCGACCGGATGTAGCGCCGGAGGCCGGGATCGACCGCCTCCGGGCCCTCCTCGAAGTAGGCGCGCGCGGACTCCGAGTAGCCCGAGGCCTCCGTGACCGAGACGTACGAGGAGGTCTGCTCGGTGAAGCGGGCGAGGGCGGTCCGCTCGAAGCGCCGCTCCGCGGTGTCGAGGTGGGCCGTCGTGGGCCGGAGGTGGACGATCAGCAGATCGGCCTTGTGCCCGAGGATCGAGAAGACGGCCGAGCCGCCCTCGTCGGCGTCGGCCAGGTCCTCGTGCGCGCGGAGGTACTCGACGCCCTCCTCGACGGCGCGCTCGCGCGCTTCGTCGCTCGCCGCCTCCCACGCGTCCCAGTCGACGGTTCGGAAGTCGTGGAGGGCGTACCAGCCCTCGTCCGTCCGCGGTGGTTTCGGCATACCGGGGGTTGGAACGGCCCCGATAAGGACGTTTGGAGTTTCGGTCGCCGGCGGCGCGTCCGGAGGCGGGA
The Halomarina pelagica DNA segment above includes these coding regions:
- a CDS encoding heme-binding protein; translated protein: MPKPPRTDEGWYALHDFRTVDWDAWEAASDEARERAVEEGVEYLRAHEDLADADEGGSAVFSILGHKADLLIVHLRPTTAHLDTAERRFERTALARFTEQTSSYVSVTEASGYSESARAYFEEGPEAVDPGLRRYIRSRIEPSIPDAEHVCFYPMDKRREEPHNWYDLPFDERAELMSAHGDIGRGYAGKVTQIITGSVGLDDYEWGVTLFADDPTEIKHLLYEMRFDPSSSRYAEFGPFYFGRRFPPADLGALLAGEPIPTGEGASEDGATDDALRAELDAIGAEVEAGSHVVLVRSEADADEVEEAVSGLRGNFDHYDSHRGTTVHGTDEGAAVVSAWETERAADTAAGFLADLPGVVERTTGAVGGGSGGDAAGGDAAGATGAETSGAGASGTDGAADADDIRDELADLGVYAGTPHGEDVHALVLYSEADRDDLVPEVESLRDGFDRYDTHVGTSVYEARGRDRRAVVSIWETASAADTAGGYLADLPGVVARAGEESGFGTMGMFYTTKPEYREDFVERFAAVGDLLDGMEGHVETDLMVNVEDENDMFIASQWRGREDAMAFFRSEAFRDTVQWGRDVLADRPRHVFLA